One Mixta gaviniae genomic window carries:
- the purM gene encoding phosphoribosylformylglycinamidine cyclo-ligase — MTDKTSLSYKDAGVDIDAGNALVDRIKGVVKQTRRPEVMGGLGGFGALCALPQKYREPVLVSGTDGVGTKLRLAMDLKRHDTIGIDLVAMCVNDLVVQGAEPLFFLDYYATGKLDVDTASAVIAGIAEGCLQSGCALVGGETAEMPGMYHGEDYDVAGFCVGVVEKSEIIDGSKVQDGDVLIALASSGPHSNGYSLVRKILQVSQTDPLSKQLEGKPLADHLLAPTRIYVKNILSLIEQIDVHAIAHLTGGGFWENIPRVLPDNTQAVIDEASWQWPAVFNWLQQAGNVSRHEMYRTFNCGVGMVIAVSASEADNAVALMNAAGEQAWKIGVINAADSEERVVIK, encoded by the coding sequence GTGACCGACAAGACCTCTCTCAGCTATAAAGACGCCGGCGTAGATATTGATGCAGGCAACGCGTTAGTCGATCGTATTAAAGGCGTGGTGAAACAGACCCGTCGTCCTGAAGTGATGGGCGGACTGGGCGGTTTCGGCGCGCTGTGTGCCCTGCCGCAGAAATACCGCGAGCCGGTGCTGGTATCCGGCACCGATGGCGTAGGTACCAAGCTGCGTCTGGCGATGGATCTCAAACGCCACGACACCATCGGTATCGACCTGGTCGCCATGTGCGTGAATGACCTGGTGGTTCAGGGCGCAGAACCCCTTTTCTTCCTCGACTATTACGCCACCGGCAAGCTGGATGTGGATACCGCCTCGGCGGTGATCGCCGGCATCGCTGAAGGCTGTCTGCAGTCGGGCTGCGCGCTGGTAGGCGGTGAAACCGCAGAGATGCCGGGCATGTATCACGGCGAAGATTACGACGTGGCAGGCTTTTGTGTCGGCGTGGTGGAAAAATCGGAAATCATCGACGGCAGCAAAGTGCAGGACGGCGACGTGCTGATCGCCCTCGCCTCCAGCGGCCCGCACTCCAACGGCTACTCGCTGGTGCGCAAAATTTTGCAGGTGAGCCAGACCGATCCGCTCAGCAAGCAGCTGGAAGGCAAACCGCTGGCCGATCACCTGCTGGCGCCGACGCGCATCTACGTGAAAAATATCCTGAGCCTGATTGAGCAGATCGACGTTCACGCCATCGCCCACCTCACCGGCGGCGGCTTCTGGGAAAACATTCCGCGCGTGCTGCCGGACAACACCCAGGCGGTAATCGATGAAGCGAGCTGGCAGTGGCCGGCGGTGTTCAACTGGCTGCAGCAGGCGGGCAATGTCAGCCGTCACGAAATGTACCGTACCTTTAACTGCGGCGTCGGCATGGTAATCGCCGTCAGCGCCAGCGAAGCGGATAACGCGGTTGCGCTAATGAACGCTGCGGGCGAGCAGGCGTGGAAGATCGGCGTTATCAACGCCGCTGACAGCGAAGAGCGTGTGGTTATTAAATGA
- the purN gene encoding phosphoribosylglycinamide formyltransferase, with protein sequence MKRLVVLISGSGSNLQAILDACRQGRIDACVAAVFSNRAGAYGLERARQADIPAHALAASDYASREDFDRQLIADIDAYAPDLVVLAGYMRILSPVFVAHYQHRLLNIHPSLLPKYPGLHTHRQAIENGDGEHGTSVHFVTDELDGGPVILQAKVPIFADDSEAEVIARVQHQEHAIYPLAISWFVDGRLAMRDNAAWLDGEKLPPQGYAGD encoded by the coding sequence ATGAAACGGCTGGTGGTGCTGATTTCCGGCAGCGGCAGTAACCTGCAGGCGATCCTCGACGCCTGCCGCCAGGGGCGCATCGACGCCTGCGTGGCGGCGGTATTCAGCAACCGGGCGGGCGCCTATGGCCTTGAACGCGCCCGTCAGGCTGACATCCCGGCGCATGCGCTGGCGGCGTCCGATTACGCCAGCCGCGAGGATTTCGATCGCCAGCTGATCGCCGACATCGACGCTTACGCGCCCGATCTGGTGGTGCTGGCGGGATATATGCGCATCCTCAGCCCCGTTTTCGTCGCGCACTACCAGCATCGTCTGCTGAATATCCACCCTTCCCTGTTGCCGAAATATCCCGGTCTGCATACCCATCGTCAGGCGATAGAAAACGGCGACGGCGAACATGGCACCTCGGTGCATTTCGTCACCGACGAACTGGATGGCGGCCCGGTGATTTTACAGGCCAAAGTACCGATATTCGCCGACGATAGCGAAGCAGAGGTGATTGCGCGCGTGCAGCATCAGGAACATGCAATCTACCCGCTGGCAATAAGCTGGTTTGTCGATGGCCGACTGGCGATGCGCGATAACGCCGCCTGGCTTGACGGCGAGAAGCTGCCGCCGCAGGGCTACGCGGGCGACTAA
- the pstB gene encoding phosphate ABC transporter ATP-binding protein PstB: MIAENETALTINQLSLWYGEKQALDGISLAIPKNRITALIGPSGCGKSTLLRCFNRMNDVIDNCRMEGEIWLDQRNILQSGGDLSALRRRVGMVFQRPNPFPKSIYENVVYGLRLQGVRDRRILNEAVERALRAAALWPEVKDSLRQNALTLSSGQQQRLVIARAIAIEPEVLLLDEPTSALDPISTLVIEELMTTLKQHFTLILVTHNMQQAARVSDYTAFMHQGKMVEFADTDTLFTTPKQRRTEDYITGRFG, from the coding sequence ATGATCGCTGAGAACGAAACCGCGCTGACAATTAATCAACTCTCCCTCTGGTATGGCGAGAAGCAGGCGCTTGACGGGATTTCGCTGGCGATCCCGAAAAATCGTATTACCGCGCTGATCGGCCCCTCCGGCTGCGGCAAATCGACGCTGCTGCGCTGCTTTAACCGCATGAATGACGTGATCGACAACTGCCGTATGGAAGGGGAGATCTGGCTGGATCAGCGCAATATTTTACAGAGCGGTGGCGATCTCTCTGCGCTGCGTCGCCGGGTGGGAATGGTGTTCCAGCGGCCTAACCCGTTTCCCAAATCGATCTATGAAAACGTGGTCTACGGCCTGCGTCTGCAGGGCGTGCGCGATCGCCGGATACTGAATGAGGCGGTAGAGCGCGCGCTGCGTGCGGCGGCGCTGTGGCCGGAGGTGAAAGACAGCCTGCGGCAAAATGCGCTGACGCTCTCCAGCGGCCAGCAGCAGCGGCTGGTGATCGCCCGCGCGATCGCTATCGAGCCAGAGGTGCTGCTGCTGGATGAGCCGACCTCGGCGCTCGATCCTATTTCCACGCTGGTGATCGAGGAGCTGATGACCACGCTGAAGCAGCATTTCACCCTGATTCTGGTGACGCACAATATGCAGCAGGCAGCGCGCGTGTCTGACTACACCGCGTTTATGCATCAGGGCAAAATGGTGGAGTTCGCCGATACCGATACGCTGTTCACCACGCCGAAGCAGCGACGTACCGAAGATTATATTACCGGACGCTTTGGCTGA